AAGGTGCCGTAACAGGTACTGGAGGTCCGAACCGACTAGTGTTGCAAAACTAGCGGATGAGCTGTGGATAGGGGTGAAAGGCTAAACAAACTTGGAAATAGCTGGTTCTCTCCGAAAACTATTTAGGTAGTGCCTCGCGTATTACCTTCGGGGGTAGAGCACTGTTTAGGCTAGGGGGTCATGGCGACTTACCAAACCTATGCAAACTCCGAATACCGAAGAGTACAGCGCGGGAGACAGAGCACCGGGTGCTAACGTCCGGACTCAAGAGGGAAACAACCCAGACCGCCAGCTAAGGTCCCTAAAATTGGCTAAGTGGGAAACGAAGTGGGAAGGCTAAAACAGTCAGGATGTTGGCTTAGAAGCAGCCATCATTTAAAGAAAGCGTAATAGCTCACTGATCGAGTCGTCCTGCGCGGAAGATGTAACGGGGCTAAGCCAGTTACCGAAGCTGCGGATGCACAGCAATGTGCGTGGTAGGAGAGCGTTCTGTAAGCCTGTGAAGGTGCGTTGTAAAGCGTGCTGGAGGTATCAGAAGTGCGAATGCTGACATGAGTAGCGTTAAAGCGGGTGAAAAGCCCGCTCGCCGTAAGCGCAAGGTTTTCTACGCAACGTTCATCGGCGTAGAGTGAGTCGGCCCCTAAGGCGAGGCAGAGATGCGTAGCTGATGGGAAACAGGTCAATATTCCTGTACCGATGTGCAGTGCGATGTGGGGACGGAGAAGGTTAACTCAGCAGACTGTTGGATGTGTCTGTTCAAGCCTGTAGTCGTGCCTGGTAGGTAAATCCGCCGGGCTTAGATGAGAGGTGATAACGAGGCGGCTTGCCGCCGAAGTGAGTGATACCCTGCTTCCAGGAAAAGCCACTAAGCTCCAGCTGCACACGACCGTACCGCAAACCGACACTGGTGCGCGAGATGAGTATTCTAAGGCGCTTGAGAGAACTCAGGAGAAGGAACTCGGCAAATTGACACCGTAACTTCGGAAGAAGGTGTGCCTTTAGTAGGTGAAGTCCCTCGCGGATGGAGCCCAATGAGGTTGCAAAAAATCGGTGGCTGCGACTGTTTAATAAAAACACAGCACTCTGCAAACACGAAAGTGGACGTATAGGGTGTGACGCCTGCCCGGTGCTGGAAGATTAAATGATGGGGTGCAAGCTCTTGATTGAAGTCCCAGTAAACGGCGGCCGTAACTATAACGGTCCTAAGGTAGCGAAATTCCTTGTCGGGTAAGTTCCGACCTGCACGAATGGCGTAACGATGGCCACACTGTCTCCTCCTGAGACTCAGCGAAGTTGAAATGTTTGTGATGATGCAATCTCCCCGCGGAAAGACGGAAAGACCCCATGAACCTTTACTGTAGCTTTGTATTGGACTTTGAACGGATCTGTGTAGGATAGGTGGGAGGCTTTGAAGTGCGGTCGCTAGATCGCATGGAGCCAACGTTGAAATACCACCCTGGTGCGTTTGAGGTTCTAACCTAGGCCCGTTAACCGGGTCGGGGACAGTGCATGGTAGGCAGTTTGACTGGGGCGGTCTCCTCCCAAAGCGTAACGGAGGAGTTCGAAGGTACGCTAGTTACGGTCGGACATCGTGACGATAGTGCAATGGCATAAGCGTGCTTAACTGCGAGACCGACAAGTCGAGCAGATGCGAAAGCAGGACATAGTGATCCGGTGGTTCTGTATGGAAGGGCCATCGCTCAACGGATAAAAGGTACTCTGGGGATAACAGGCTGATACCGCCCAAGAGTTCATATCGACGGCGGTGTTTGGCACCTCGATGTCGGCTCATCTCATCCTGGGGCTGTAGCCGGTCCCAAGGGTATGGCTGTTCGCCATTTAAAGAGGTACGTGAGCTGGGTTTAAAACGTCGTGAGACAGTTTGGTCCCTATCTTCCGTGGGCGCTGCAGATTTGAAGAAGCCTGCTCCTAGTACGAGAGGACCGGAGTGGACGCACCTCTGGTGTATCGGTTGTCACGCCAGTGGCATTGCCGAGTAGCTAAGTGCGGAAGAGATAACCGCTGAAAGCATCTAAGCGGGAAACTCGTTCTAAGATGAGATCTGCCGGGGCCTCGAGCCCCCTAAAGAGTCGTTCAAGACCAGGACGTTGATAGGCTGGGTGTGGAAGCGCAGTAATGCGTTAAGCTAACCAGTACTAATTGCTCGTGCGGCTTGACCCTATAACTTTGACCGAATCGGTCAGGTTGTTATGCCAAGTGACGCAATCTAAATAAGCTGATTTGCTCTATGAATTGGTCGTCCTGACCCAGTCAGGCCGGCAAAAAGTTATGCCTGATGACCATAGCGAGGTGGTCCCACTCCTTCCCATCCCGAACAGGACAGTGAAACGCCTCTGCGCCGATGATAGTGCGGATTCCCGTGTGAAAGTAGGACATCGTCAGGCTATTACAGCGAGACGCCCCGTCTAACGACGGGGCGTTTTCATCAGAGCTCTGAAAAGAGTTTTGATGAGAACGCAAAAAGCGTGCTAGAATTCAAGGCTCTGCTGATCGCAGCAGTAGCAAGAGACGAAGCGAAGGCGCGAAGCTGGAGCGGGTAGTCGAAGGTTCGTTAAAAACATACAGCCGATAAGCGTGGGCGTTTGAAGGCGATTGCCAAGTTCTTCGGAACTAGGTCGCAAGACCTTTAAACGCTCATGAAGAGAAGTGAAGTTCACTTCGATTCCTATGAGCAAAAATCAAGATCGAACTGTAGAGTTTGATCCTGGCTCAGATTGAACGCTGGCGGAATGCTTTACACATGCAAGTCGAACGGCAGCACGGGGGCAACCCTGGTGGCGAGTGGCGAACGGGTGAGTAATACATCGGAACGTGCCCAGTCGTGGGGGATAACTACGCGAAAGCGTAGCTAATACCGCATACGATCTACGGATGAAAGCGGGGGACCGTAAGGCCTCGCGCGATTGGAGCGGCCGATGGCAGATTAGGTAGTTGGTGGGGTAAAGGCCTACCAAGCCTGCGATCTGTAGCTGGTCTGAGAGGACGACCAGCCACACTGGGACTGAGACACGGCCCAGACTCCTACGGGAGGCAGCAGTGGGGAATTTTGGACAATGGGCGCAAGCCTGATCCAGCCATTCCGCGTGCAGGATGAAGGCCCTCGGGTTGTAAACTGCTTTTGTACGGAACGAAACGGCTCTCTCTAATACAGGGGGCTAATGACGGTACCGTAAGAATAAGCACCGGCTAACTACGTGCCAGCAGCCGCGGTAATACGTAGGGTGCGAGCGTTAATCGGAATTACTGGGCGTAAAGCGTGCGCAGGCGGTAATGTAAGACAGATGTGAAATCCCCGGGCTCAACCTGGGAACTGCATTTGTGACTGCATTGCTGGAGTGCGGCAGAGGGGGATGGAATTCCGCGTGTAGCAGTGAAATGCGTAGATATGCGGAGGAACACCGATGGCGAAGGCAATCCCCTGGGCCTGCACTGACGCTCATGCACGAAAGCGTGGGGAGCAAACAGGATTAGATACCCTGGTAGTCCACGCCCTAAACGATGTCAACTGGTTGTTGGTCCTTCGCTGGATCAGTAACGAAGCTAACGCGTGAAGTTGACCGCCTGGGGAGTACGGCCGCAAGGTTGAAACTCAAAGGAATTGACGGGGACCCGCACAAGCGGTGGATGATGTGGTTTAATTCGATGCAACGCGAAAAACCTTACCCACCTTTGACATGTACGGAATTCCGCAGAGATGTGGAAGTGCTCGAAAGAGAACCGTAACACAGGTGCTGCATGGCTGTCGTCAGCTCGTGTCGTGAGATGTTGGGTTAAGTCCCGCAACGAGCGCAACCCTTGTCATTAGTTGCTACATTCAGTTGGGCACTCTAATGAGACTGCCGGTGACAAACCGGAGGAAGGTGGGGATGACGTCAAGTCCTCATGGCCCTTATAGGTGGGGCTACACACGTCATACAATGGCCGGTACAAAGGGCTGCCAACCCGCGAGGGGGAGCTAATCCCATAAAACCGGTCGTAGTCCGGATCGCAGTCTGCAACTCGACTGCGTGAAGTCGGAATCGCTAGTAATCGTGGATCAGAATGTCACGGTGAATACGTTCCCGGGTCTTGTACACACCGCCCGTCACACCATGGGAGCGGGTTCTGCCAGAAGTAGTTAGCCTAACCGCAAGGAGGGCGATTACCACGGCAGGGTTCGTGACTGGGGTGAAGTCGTAACAAGGTAGCCGTATCGGAAGGTGCGGCTGGATCACCTCCTTTCTGGAAAACCGCAATCAATCTCAAACGTCCACACTTATCGGTTGTTGGAAGATGTCGCCAGCGACTTCAGGCTCGCAAGCGACCGGCTCGGGTCTGTAGCTCAGTTGGTTAGAGCACCGTCTTGATAAGGCGGGGGTCGTTGGTTCGAGACCAACCAGACCCACCACCCTTCCGGGTTGTGAATTCCGTGGGGGATTAGCTCAGCTGGGAGAGCACCTGCTTTGCAAGCAGGGGGTCGTCGGTTCGATCCCGTCATCCTCCACCAAACATCTTCGAACGCAACACCAAAGCGGCTTCGCAAGAGGCTTCTTTGTTGTTGATCCAGGATTGCCTGGAATCAATCGGCTGTTCTTTAACAATTCATAGAGTCGAATCAGCGTTGACAGCGGAAACCGCTTCATGGCGGACCGTGCCGTTGTCAACATTTTTTGATTGCGTCAAATGAACTTCACTTCGAAGCAATTCGAATGAAGACGGCATAACGCGCCAGGTGAAAGACCTGGCCATTCCTTGATTGACTTTGCTTCTCGTGAGAGGCGTCAAAGTTATAGGGTCAAGTGAATAAGAGCATGTGGTGGATGCCTTGGCGATTACAGGCGACGAAGGACGTGATAGCCTGCGATAAGCTTCGGGGAGCTGGCAAATAAGCTTTGATCCGGAGATTTCCGAATGGGGAAACCCACCGAAAGGTATCGTTAGCTGAATTCATAGGCTAACGAGGCGAACCGGGTGAACTGAAACATCTCAGTAGCTCGAGGAAAAGACATCAACCGAGATTCCGAAAGTAGTGGCGAGCGAAATCGGAACAGCCTGCAAGTGATAGCACAGGACTTAACGGAACGGCCTGGAAAGGCCGGCCACAGCGGGTGATAGCCCCGTACGTGAAAAGACCTGTGTGGTACTGAGCTTGCGACAAGTAGGGCGGGACACGTGAAATCCTGTCTGAAGATGGGGGGACCATCCTCCAAGGCTAAATACTCGTAATCGACCGATAGTGAACTAGTACCGTGAGGGAAAGGCGAAAAGAACCCCGGGAGGGGAGTGAAATAGATCCTGAAACCGCATGCTTACAAAAAGTCGGAGCCCGCAAGGGTGACGGCGTACCTTTTGTATAATGGGTCAGCGACTTACATTCAGTGGCAAGGTTAACCGAATAGGGTAGCCGCAGGGAAACCGAGTCCGAACAGGGCGATCAGTCGCTGGGTGTAGACCCGAAACCAAGTGATCTATCCATGGCCAGGATGAAGGTGCCGTAACAGGTACTGGAGGTCCGAACCGACTAGTGTTGCAAAACTAGCGGATGAGCTGTGGATAGGGGTGAAAGGCTAAACAAACTTGGAAATAGCTGGTTCTCTCCGAAAACTATTTAGGTAGTGCCTCGCGTATTACCTTCGGGGGTAGAGCACTGTTTAGGCTAGGGGGTCATGGCGACTTACCAAACCTATGCAAACTCCGAATACCGAAGAGTACAGCGCGGGAGACAGAGCACCGGGTGCTAACGTCCGGACTCAAGAGGGAAACAACCCAGACCGCCAGCTAAGGTCCCTAAAATTGGCTAAGTGGGAAACGAAGTGGGAAGGCTAAAACAGTCAGGATGTTGGCTTAGAAGCAGCCATCATTTAAAGAAAGCGTAATAGCTCACTGATCGAGTCGTCCTGCGCGGAAGATGTAACGGGGCTAAGCCAGTTACCGAAGCTGCGGATGCACAGCAATGTGCGTGGTAGGAGAGCGTTCTGTAAGCCTGTGAAGGTGCGTTGTAAAGCGTGCTGGAGGTATCAGAAGTGCGAATGCTGACATGAGTAGCGTTAAAGCGGGTGAAAAGCCCGCTCGCCGTAAGCGCAAGGTTTTCTACGCAACGTTCATCGGCGTAGAGTGAGTCGGCCCCTAAGGCGAGGCAGAGATGCGTAGCTGATGGGAAACAGGTCAATATTCCTGTACCGATGTGCAGTGCGATGTGGGGACGGAGAAGGTTAACTCAGCAGACTGTTGGATGTGTCTGTTCAAGCCTGTAGTCGTGCCTGGTAGGTAAATCCGCCGGGCTTAGATGAGAGGTGATAACGAGGCGGCTTGCCGCCGAAGTGAGTGATACCCTGCTTCCAGGAAAAGCCACTAAGCTCCAGCTGCACACGACCGTACCGCAAACCGACACTGGTGCGCGAGATGAGTATTCTAAGGCGCTTGAGAGAACTCAGGAGAAGGAACTCGGCAAATTGACACCGTAACTTCGGAAGAAGGTGTGCCTTTAGTAGGTGAAGTCCCTCGCGGATGGAGCCCAATGAGGTTGCAAAAAATCGGTGGCTGCGACTGTTTAATAAAAACACAGCACTCTGCAAACACGAAAGTGGACGTATAGGGTGTGACGCCTGCCCGGTGCTGGAAGATTAAATGATGGGGTGCAAGCTCTTGATTGAAGTCCCAGTAAACGGCGGCCGTAACTATAACGGTCCTAAGGTAGCGAAATTCCTTGTCGGGTAAGTTCCGACCTGCACGAATGGCGTAACGATGGCCACACTGTCTCCTCCTGAGACTCAGCGAAGTTGAAATGTTTGTGATGATGCAATCTCCCCGCGGAAAGACGGAAAGACCCCATGAACCTTTACTGTAGCTTTGTATTGGACTTTGAACGGATCTGTGTAGGATAGGTGGGAGGCTTTGAAGTGCGGTCGCTAGATCGCATGGAGCCAACGTTGAAATACCACCCTGGTGCGTTTGAGGTTCTAACCTAGGCCCGTTAACCGGGTCGGGGACAGTGCATGGTAGGCAGTTTGACTGGGGCGGTCTCCTCCCAAAGCGTAACGGAGGAGTTCGAAGGTACGCTAGTTACGGTCGGACATCGTGACGATAGTGCAATGGCATAAGCGTGCTTAACTGCGAGACCGACAAGTCGAGCAGATGCGAAAGCAGGACATAGTGATCCGGTGGTTCTGTATGGAAGGGCCATCGCTCAACGGATAAAAGGTACTCTGGGGATAACAGGCTGATACCGCCCAAGAGTTCATATCGACGGCGGTGTTTGGCACCTCGATGTCGGCTCATCTCATCCTGGGGCTGTAGCCGGTCCCAAGGGTATGGCTGTTCGCCATTTAAAGAGGTACGTGAGCTGGGTTTAAAACGTCGTGAGACAGTTTGGTCCCTATCTTCCGTGGGCGCTGCAGATTTGAAGAAGCCTGCTCCTAGTACGAGAGGACCGGAGTGGACGCACCTCTGGTGTATCGGTTGTCACGCCAGTGGCATTGCCGAGTAGCTAAGTGCGGAAGAGATAACCGCTGAAAGCATCTAAGCGGGAAACTCGTTCTAAGATGAGATCTGCCGGGGCCTCGAGCCCCCTAAAGAGTCGTTCAAGACCAGGACGTTGATAGGCTGGGTGTGGAAGCGCAGTAATGCGTTAAGCTAACCAGTACTAATTGCTCGTGCGGCTTGACCCTATAACTTTGACCGAATCGGTCAGGTTGTTATGCCAAGTGACGCAATCTAAATAAGCTGATTTGCTCTATGAATTGGTCGTCCTGACCCAGTCAGGCCGGCAAAAAGTTATGCCTGATGACCATAGCGAGGTGGTCCCACTCCTTCCCATCCCGAACAGGACAGTGAAACGCCTCTGCGCCGATGATAGTGCGGATTCCCGTGTGAAAGTAGGACATCGTCAGGCTATTACAGCGGCGAAGGCCCGGCAGAAATGCCGGGCCTTTTGCTTTTTGTGCGCGAAATTGGGAAAGAAACCCGCGGGCCGGCGGCCCGGGCTGAACGAATCAGGATTGAGTGGCGGAAGCGAAGACGCTTTCGCAATTGGTGCGGCCGGCATCCTTGGCCGGCAGCTTGCTGCAAGTGCGGGTCAACTGCTTCCTGAGCCCGACGACCACTTTCTCGCGCGCTGGATCATTGCCCTGCCATTTGGCGAGCTCCGTCGCCATGCGCTGCAAAGAGCGCTGATTGCGCTCGAAGAACGTTTCCCCGCGGGGCTCGAGGTCGGCTATGACAGCGCCGGCCGCCGCGGCGACACGGGTTGAATCGTCAGGCGTGAGCTGAATCACCGAGCGCACATACGATGTTCCCCATTGCAGCCGGGTGGCCGGTCCTTCGGACTTGCGCCAGGCTTGCTCGGACCACTGCAGTGCACCGGCCTTGTCGCCGCGTGCTTTCGCATTCGCTGCCAGGCCCAGCATGTGATAGTAGGGTGCGACAGCACGGGGCAGTTCGGTCTTCAGCAGCGCGTCCGACTCCTGGACCAGCCCAGCCGAAGTGAGCACATGCGCTGCAGAAGGCACCACGGCCTGCCGTTCATAGCGGTCGGTGGTTTGCGCCACCACCCGTTGCACGTCGGTATAGACGGATTGGGCACGCTGCGGCGCCAGCTTTTCGGTCCGATCGGCAAACTTCCAGAGCGCAACGCGCGAATCGAGCGCGTCGATTTGCTCGGCCCGGGACAACGGCCTCGCGGCCATCGCCTTCTCCATTGCGCCGTCCCATATCGATGCCAATGCTGCGCGGGCCTCAAGCGCCCGCGCCAGATACTTGACGATCGGCTCGGCATACAAAATCAGCAGGTCGGATTGGGCGCGGGCCGCTTCAGAACTGGCCAGCAGCGAGTCCACCATGGCGCGATCGGCATCGACCTTGGCCTGATCCGGCTTGTTTTCGGCGCGCGCACGGGCGGCAATGGCCTTGAGGTTGAGGCGGTCCTTCACCGTCGACAGATCCGGCGGCACCGCCGCCGCCAGCTCGGACAGGCGCGAGCCAAGCTCCGCGGTCTTCACGACCTGCTGTTCGTCCGTGTCCCAGGAGTAAAAGGCAAGAAGGCGCCACTGCTCCGGCGTCAGCGTCTTGTGCGCGATGGCACGCTGGACCAATTCCCTGACCGGCACTTGCGAATCCAGCCCGGACGAGAGCGTCAGCAGATAGCGCTCAGGATCGACCTCGCCCGGCAGCCGGGTGACCTCCGAGCCGTCGGCGCGGAACAGCACCATGGTCGGATAGCCGGTGACCTTGAAGCGCGCAGCCACTTTCTGCGCCCCCGGCTTGTCGCCGTCAACGTACACCGGGATGAAGGCGCGAGAGCGCTCGACGAAGTCTGGCCGGGAGAACAGCGTCGCCTTCACCTGGTTGCAGGGTGGGCACCACACGGCCCCCCAATAGAGAAACACCGGCTTGCCGGTCTGGCGAGCAAGCGCAAAGGCCCGATCGACCTCGGCATCCGTGGAAGCGACCTGCCAGGCAATGGCCGATTTGGAATCTGGCGCTGCAGCGACCGCAACATCGAGGGCGCCGGCGGTGGCAAAGAGAACAGCCGCGGCGGCCGCGGCCAGCCGCAAGCGCGCAGGTACTTTCTTGGACATCGGAAAACTTCGTTCAAACATTGAAAATCGTCCCGCCGGAGCGGCCGATCGCCTGCGACCGCTCGAGTTCGGCCAGCAGCGATTCGAGCCACTCCCGCCGATCGCCGGGAGCGAAGTGGCGTGTGTGGACCAGACTGAAGTATGGCGTGCGCTCGGCCCAATCGGCGAAATCGGGCTCCGAAATCGACTGCCATTCCAGCAGTTTGAACTTGATGAGTACCTTCATGGCGTGCGCCGCATGCCGTTTCGGGTCCTGCACGTAGCTCGACAGGCGGCTGCGGGCGCGCGACAGTGCCGCCGCGACCCTGGCCTTCCCTTCGAAAACCGGGCCGTGGCCCGGAATCACGATGCGCGGCGCCAGCTTCTCGATCACATCCAGGGTCGCGGCCACTTCGTCAAAGGCTGCGTCACCCTCCAACTCAGGAAAGACGACGCCGAAACCGCCTTCCCACAGGGCATCGGCCGAGATCAGGGTGCGCGACACGGGCTCGAAAAGAATCACGGAGTGGGGATCGTGGCCCGGCGCCGCATGCACCTGCCACGCTGAGCCACCCAGTCGGTGCTCGGAGCCCGGCTGCAACAGCGCGTCGAAGCGGAAGCGGTCGCAGCGCTGGCCGGTGGCCTCGAAGGTCAGCACGTCTTCATCCCAGTGCGCCACGGCATCGGCATGTCCGGGCGGAATGAGCGTCTTCAGGCCCGGATACGCCGCTTGCAGTGCCGCGTTGCCGCCGCAATGATCGCTGTGCAAATGGGTGCTGAGCAGTTCGTCCAGTGTCCGGCCACCGAGAGCGCGCTGCACCAGGGCCACTGTCTGGCCGGCGTGACTGCCGTAGCCGGAGTCCACCAGCGCCGAGCCTTCGTCGCCGACAAACAGGATGTTGTTCGACGAGAGCCAGCCGCGCTCGAAAACCGTGACGCCCGTCGGCAAGCCCAGTGCTTCACTCATCGCGTGGCGCGCAACTCCCGCCGCAGGATCTTGCCGACGT
Above is a window of Ramlibacter tataouinensis DNA encoding:
- a CDS encoding thioredoxin family protein, which encodes MSKKVPARLRLAAAAAAVLFATAGALDVAVAAAPDSKSAIAWQVASTDAEVDRAFALARQTGKPVFLYWGAVWCPPCNQVKATLFSRPDFVERSRAFIPVYVDGDKPGAQKVAARFKVTGYPTMVLFRADGSEVTRLPGEVDPERYLLTLSSGLDSQVPVRELVQRAIAHKTLTPEQWRLLAFYSWDTDEQQVVKTAELGSRLSELAAAVPPDLSTVKDRLNLKAIAARARAENKPDQAKVDADRAMVDSLLASSEAARAQSDLLILYAEPIVKYLARALEARAALASIWDGAMEKAMAARPLSRAEQIDALDSRVALWKFADRTEKLAPQRAQSVYTDVQRVVAQTTDRYERQAVVPSAAHVLTSAGLVQESDALLKTELPRAVAPYYHMLGLAANAKARGDKAGALQWSEQAWRKSEGPATRLQWGTSYVRSVIQLTPDDSTRVAAAAGAVIADLEPRGETFFERNQRSLQRMATELAKWQGNDPAREKVVVGLRKQLTRTCSKLPAKDAGRTNCESVFASATQS
- a CDS encoding MBL fold metallo-hydrolase, which produces MSEALGLPTGVTVFERGWLSSNNILFVGDEGSALVDSGYGSHAGQTVALVQRALGGRTLDELLSTHLHSDHCGGNAALQAAYPGLKTLIPPGHADAVAHWDEDVLTFEATGQRCDRFRFDALLQPGSEHRLGGSAWQVHAAPGHDPHSVILFEPVSRTLISADALWEGGFGVVFPELEGDAAFDEVAATLDVIEKLAPRIVIPGHGPVFEGKARVAAALSRARSRLSSYVQDPKRHAAHAMKVLIKFKLLEWQSISEPDFADWAERTPYFSLVHTRHFAPGDRREWLESLLAELERSQAIGRSGGTIFNV